In Leptospira licerasiae serovar Varillal str. VAR 010, the sequence TCCCGACTTTAGAGGAGATGTTTTCCGCCACGGAAGCATGGTCTCCGGTTAATAATAAGGTTTCGATACCGAGAGTATCCAGTTTTTCTAAAGCGGATTTTGCATTTTGACGGATCGTATCTTCTATCGCAAAGATGATCCACGCGGGAGTTTCAATATCGGCCTGCGGAGTTGAATCAGCCTTAAAACCGGCGGCGCTATTAGAATTAGCGGATACTTCGTTTTCCGATCTTGCCCACACTACCGTTTTACCTTCTTTCTCCCAAGAATTAGAAGTTTCTAATAAATCCTTCGGGAAGCTTTCCTTCTCATCGAAAAATTCCAACTTTCCTATTTTGATCTTATTTTGGTTTACCTTAGCGGTGATCCCGAGTCCCGGAACAGTCTGTAAATTTTCGGGAGAAGGAATCTGATTACTTTTTGATTTTACAAAGGAAACTATCGCTTTCCCTAAAGGATGAGAGGATGCAGATTCTGCGGATGCCGAAGAGGAAAGTAGATCCGATTCTTTTCCTACGAACTTATAACCCGTTACAGAAGGATTTCCTTCGGTGATTGTGCCGGTTTTATCGAATGCGATCAGATTTAAGGAAGCTGTGGTCTCTAAAACTTCGGAAGTTCTGAATAAGATCCCTTGGCTGGCAGCCTTTCCTGTTCCGACTAAAATTGAGATCGGAGTGGCAAGTCCTAATGCGCATGGACATGCAATCACTAGGATAGCGATCGATTTTTCCAAAGCAGGTCCTAATTCCCCAGCTTCCAAAAAGAAAAACCATAATAGAAAGTTAAACAATGAGATTAAGATCACTGCTGGAACAAATACTGCGGAGATTTTATCCGCAATTTTTTGGATGGGAGCCTTCGAACTTTGCGCTTCTTCGACGGTTTTAATGATGGAAGCGAGTACTGTCTCGGAGCCGACAGACGTTGCTTGAGCGATCAGGTTTCCGTTTCCATTGACTGTTCCTCCGAATACTTGGCTGTCCTTTTTTTTATCTAGAGGGAGACTTTCGCCCGTTAACATGGATTCGTCTACAGAGCTAAAACCTTCCAACACAACTCCGTCTACAGGAAATTTTTCTCCCGGTCTGACTTGTAGGATATCCCCTTTTTTTACGTATTCTGTCGGGATCTCTGACCAACCTTCTTCTTTTTTAATACGAGCAGTTTCCGGCTTTAGTTCCAAAAGTGTTTGGATTGCGGAAGAACTTTTTCCCTTTGCCTCTGCCTCCATCCATTTTCCGGCGAGTATAAAACAAAGTAATACTGCAGACGTTTCGTAGTATAGAGGTGGAAGTGAATGTATATGCGCGCCTTCTTCCCAAAAGGACGAGAAGAACAAGTCTCCTTGTCGAAGTCCTTGTATTAGAGAAAGAATAAAGCTATATCCGAATGCCGCAGAAGTTCCTAGGGAAACTAACACATCCATGTTTGCACTTGCATTTCTGATGGCTCGGAATGCACTTTTATAAAATGGAAATCCTATCCAAAACTGGACAGGGAATGCTAATACGAACTGCACCCAAGGATGCATAAGCGCTTTTGGGTTCGGCAAAAATTCCAAAAAAGAAAAATGCGAAACCATGGAATAGAATAAGGGCGCTGAAAATAAAAGTGAGATAAAAAATCTATATCTTAATTTGGATCTTTCTTTTTTATGCAGTTCTTCCGTTTCTTTATGATTATTTTCCGAATGCTCTTTCGCTGAATAACCTAAGGACTCTACTTTAGAAAATAATTGTGATGCTTCTATCGATTCTTTAAATCTTACAAATGCGGTTTCTCTTCCGAAATTTACACGAGCCTCTTCTACTCCAGGAACTTTGTTTAGGCCTGTTTCGATCCTTCTTGCACAGTTGGCGCAGGTCATACCGAAAAGATCTAACGTTATCTCGGATGTTTTATTTTCGGGTGAGAAGGTTTTAATTTCTTCTCTAATTTCTGTGCTCATCCATTTACTCCTGATTGATGGAAACCACAGGATAACCTTCTTCTTCTAACATTTTGGAAAGGGAAGAAATATCCTTTTTGGTTTCGAAACGTGCCGTTTGGGAGTTTAGATCCACTACTGGTTTAGACTCCGGATCGAAAGATCGGATTGTTTTAGATACGGTTCCTACGCAATGGTTGCAGGTCATGCCTGATACTTTGATCTCGTACATTTTATTTCTCCTTGATCTATAATCCTATTGTCAACCTTCCAATAGTGGGAAGGTCAAGGCTCAAATCCAAAAAAAAATTGTTTTTCATAAAAAAATAGGATTTTTTAACCTTCTAATCATTGGAAGGTTATGGATTATGAACATCGGAGAAGTCGCCAAATTATCGGGAGTAAACCCGAAATTAGTCCGGCATTATGAATCCATCGGATTAGTGTCCAAACCCATTCGTGCAGACTCCGGATATAGATTGTATTCGGAAAAAGACATACATACATTGAGATTTATCAAAAGGGCGAGAGGTCTTGGATTTTCTCTAGCCGAGATCAAACAGTTACTGGGACTTTGGAAGAATAAATCTAGGGCAAGCGCTCAGGTAAAATCTTTAGCCATGGCGCATGTAAAAGAAATGCAGGCCAAAATTTTAGAATTACAATCCATGTGCGATACACTCACTCATTTAGCGAAACATTGTCATGGAGATCATAGACCGGATTGTCCTATTTTAGAGGAGTTAGAAGGGGATTAAGATACAATTAGGAATATAGATAAATGTATTCCTAATTGTTTTTCCTGCATAATAGAAGGGATCAAAAATTTTTAGGAGTCTCTGATAAAAGGATTTTTGTTCTCAGCCAGAGTGGTGCTATCCTTCCTATTCGAGTAGCCAAAGCGGTTCCGTATGGAAATCGGTTTTCTTTCCATTCTTTCCGGAAACCTTTGAGGACCAGAGCAGCTGCCT encodes:
- a CDS encoding heavy metal translocating P-type ATPase is translated as MSTEIREEIKTFSPENKTSEITLDLFGMTCANCARRIETGLNKVPGVEEARVNFGRETAFVRFKESIEASQLFSKVESLGYSAKEHSENNHKETEELHKKERSKLRYRFFISLLFSAPLFYSMVSHFSFLEFLPNPKALMHPWVQFVLAFPVQFWIGFPFYKSAFRAIRNASANMDVLVSLGTSAAFGYSFILSLIQGLRQGDLFFSSFWEEGAHIHSLPPLYYETSAVLLCFILAGKWMEAEAKGKSSSAIQTLLELKPETARIKKEEGWSEIPTEYVKKGDILQVRPGEKFPVDGVVLEGFSSVDESMLTGESLPLDKKKDSQVFGGTVNGNGNLIAQATSVGSETVLASIIKTVEEAQSSKAPIQKIADKISAVFVPAVILISLFNFLLWFFFLEAGELGPALEKSIAILVIACPCALGLATPISILVGTGKAASQGILFRTSEVLETTASLNLIAFDKTGTITEGNPSVTGYKFVGKESDLLSSSASAESASSHPLGKAIVSFVKSKSNQIPSPENLQTVPGLGITAKVNQNKIKIGKLEFFDEKESFPKDLLETSNSWEKEGKTVVWARSENEVSANSNSAAGFKADSTPQADIETPAWIIFAIEDTIRQNAKSALEKLDTLGIETLLLTGDHASVAENISSKVGIKNVHASLLPKDKAEILSNLQSKGKIVGMTGDGINDSPALAKADVGFAMGTGTGVAIETAGVVLVKGDLEKIAEAILIAKATTRNIRQNFFWALAYNTLGIPIAAAGFLAPWIAGAMMAFSSVSVVLNALRLRKKDIRQKIVQ
- a CDS encoding heavy-metal-associated domain-containing protein, yielding MYEIKVSGMTCNHCVGTVSKTIRSFDPESKPVVDLNSQTARFETKKDISSLSKMLEEEGYPVVSINQE
- the cueR gene encoding Cu(I)-responsive transcriptional regulator, giving the protein MNIGEVAKLSGVNPKLVRHYESIGLVSKPIRADSGYRLYSEKDIHTLRFIKRARGLGFSLAEIKQLLGLWKNKSRASAQVKSLAMAHVKEMQAKILELQSMCDTLTHLAKHCHGDHRPDCPILEELEGD